In Nitrospirota bacterium, the DNA window CGGCGATAAGGCGCTCTTTGTAGGTAGCCATAGTATGCTCCAGGGGAAAGGACCCGAAATGCCGGGTTGTAATGTATATAAAAATTATAGCGCTTTATGGAGGCGATGCAACTATACTATACCTAAATATGACGGCCGAGGGAGAGGAGACGATGAGAGAAAAGAAGAGGGTTGTTTTCATAGGCGACTCGCTGACCGAGTACTACGACTGGCAGCAGCGTTTTCCTTCGTACGAGGTGGACAACCTCGGCATCGCCGGGGAGACGGTCGAGGGCCTGCTGGGCCGGGTCGATAAGATCATCACCATTATCGGCCGCCACAACCCCGAGGCGCTCTTCATCATGACCGGCATCAACAATATCGCCATGGAGGACTATGCGATTACCGGTATCTGCCGGGAGGTCGTGAAGAGGCTCGCCGCCGCCTTTCCGGAGGCGAAGATCGTTGTCCAGAGCATCCTCCCGGTCGAGCTCCCCTGGGTCGAGAGCGGAAAGATACAGGAGATCAACAAGGCGCTGAAAGAGGTCGCCCGGGAGGTGGGCGGCGCGTATCTCGATGTGTACGCTTCGTTCGTCGACAAGCAGGGAAAGCCCGACCGCTCCTGCCTGCTCGACGACGGGGTTCATCTGAGCGGCCGGGGCTACGAGGTGTGGTCGGCTATCGTGGAGAGTTTCCTCGAGAAAGCGGGAGTGTGAGTTATCCCTGGAGCAGGATCTCGAGCAGCCGGTCGAGCTCGTCGAGGGAGTAGTACTCTATCTCTATCTTCCCCCTCTTGTCTTTGTGCTGAATGGTCACCTTGGTGCCGAGGGCCCTCGTCAATTTGCTCTCGAGGTCGGTGACCTCGGGCATCTTCTCTTTCTTTTTCTTCTGCTTCGGTTCGGGGGCTTCGGTTAACCTTTTGCAGAGGGCCTCCGCCGCCCTGACGCTCAGTCCCTGCTTGACGATCTCCCGGGCAGCCTCGAGCTGCTTCTGTTTCTGGTCGAGCGAGAGCAGCGCCTTGGCGTGCCCCATCGAGAGGCTGTCGCTATTGATGAGCTTCTTTATCTCGTCCGGCAGCTTGAGCAGCCGCAGGTAGTTTGCGATCGTCGCCCGGTCTTTGCTCACCCGCTGGGAGAGCGCCTCCTGGGTGAGGTTGAACTCCTTGATGAGCTGCTGCAATGCGTTGGCCGTCTCTATGGGATTCAGCTCTTCGCGCTGGATGTTCTCGATGAGCGCTATCTCTACGGCGTCCTGGGAAGAGACCTCCTTGATGAGCGCCGGGATCTTGGTCAGGCCGGCGAGGTGGGATGCGCGCCACCGCCGCTCCCCTGCGATGAGCCTGAAGGTGCCGTCGCCCACCCGCGAAACGATCACGGGCTGGAGCACGCCCTTCTCCTTTATCGAGTCGGCGAGGTCCTTGAGCGCCTCGTCCTTGAAGACCTTCCGCGGCTGGTGCTGGTTCGGGAGGATCTTCCCGATATCGATATTGATGACCTCTTCCCCTTTTTCAGGGAGGAGCGCCTCAAGCCCTTTGCCTAATGCCGTTTTCATTCAGTATCTCCTTCGCGAGAGAGAGATAGCTCTGCGCGCCCTTGGAGCGGGCGTCGTAAAGGATCGCCGGCTTGCCGTGGCTCGGCGCCTCTCCCAGCGTGACGTTGCGCGGTATCATCGTCTTGTAGACCTTCTCGTGAAAGAACTTCTTGACCTCTTCGACCACCTGGCGCGCCAGCGTATTCCGGGCATCGAACATGGTGAGGAGTATCCCCTCTATGTCCAGGGTCGGGTTGAACGATCCCCGCACCAGCTTGAGCGTCCTCTGGAGGAGGCTGAGCCCTTCGAGGGAGTAGTATTCGCACTGGACCGGGATGAGCACCGAATCCGCAGCCACCAGGCCGTTGAGCGTCAAGAGGCCGAGCGAGGGGGGACAGTCGATGAAGATATAGCGGTAGCGCTCCTTGATCCGCGCTATCTCGGTCTTGAGGATCTGCTCTCTCCCCTCTCTGCCCACGAGCTCCACCTCGACGGCGAGGAGATCGATGGTGGAAGGGACGATAAACAGATGCGGGATCGCGGTAGCGGTGATGACCTCCTCGATGGGGAGCCTCCCGATATACACGTCATAGAGGCTCTTGTCGAGGGCGTCCCTGTTCAGCCCGAGGCCGCTCGTCAGGTTTCCCTGGGGGTCGGTATCGATGACGAGGATATCCTTTTCGGCAAGGGCGAGAGAGGCCGAAAGA includes these proteins:
- a CDS encoding GDSL-type esterase/lipase family protein: MREKKRVVFIGDSLTEYYDWQQRFPSYEVDNLGIAGETVEGLLGRVDKIITIIGRHNPEALFIMTGINNIAMEDYAITGICREVVKRLAAAFPEAKIVVQSILPVELPWVESGKIQEINKALKEVAREVGGAYLDVYASFVDKQGKPDRSCLLDDGVHLSGRGYEVWSAIVESFLEKAGV
- a CDS encoding ParB/RepB/Spo0J family partition protein, whose translation is MKTALGKGLEALLPEKGEEVINIDIGKILPNQHQPRKVFKDEALKDLADSIKEKGVLQPVIVSRVGDGTFRLIAGERRWRASHLAGLTKIPALIKEVSSQDAVEIALIENIQREELNPIETANALQQLIKEFNLTQEALSQRVSKDRATIANYLRLLKLPDEIKKLINSDSLSMGHAKALLSLDQKQKQLEAAREIVKQGLSVRAAEALCKRLTEAPEPKQKKKKEKMPEVTDLESKLTRALGTKVTIQHKDKRGKIEIEYYSLDELDRLLEILLQG
- a CDS encoding ParA family protein; translated protein: MSRTVVVANQKGGVGKTTTAVNLSASLALAEKDILVIDTDPQGNLTSGLGLNRDALDKSLYDVYIGRLPIEEVITATAIPHLFIVPSTIDLLAVEVELVGREGREQILKTEIARIKERYRYIFIDCPPSLGLLTLNGLVAADSVLIPVQCEYYSLEGLSLLQRTLKLVRGSFNPTLDIEGILLTMFDARNTLARQVVEEVKKFFHEKVYKTMIPRNVTLGEAPSHGKPAILYDARSKGAQSYLSLAKEILNENGIRQRA